In Elusimicrobiota bacterium, the following are encoded in one genomic region:
- a CDS encoding YgiQ family radical SAM protein, with the protein MTSLYSAVHPFLPMNRREMQARGWDQVDVVFVTGDAYIDHYSFAMAILGRVLEDQGFRVGILSQPDWRSCAPWREFGRPRLFFAVSAGNMDSMINHYTANKKVRNDDAYSPGGRIRLRPDRATIPYCQRAREAFPGVPVVAGGVEASLRRLAHYDYWSDAVKPSILLDSKADLLAYGMGEENILAIARGLAAGKTLKEMRGLRGIAYALGASETPPRDGAVNLPSFAEVRGDKDKFLQATRLIHRETSPFNAKTIVQYHDKRAVVQTPPQLPASQERMDYYYGLPFTRRPHPSYREPIPAYEMIKDSVTIMRGCFGGCTFCSITAHQGRTIQSRSQESVLGELKAMGRDPEFKGVVSDIGGPTANMYQMRCAKPEVERICRRLSCVSPVICKCLGTDHGPLTELMKKSREVEGVDKVLVASGIRMDLARLSPEYMGELARHHVGGRLKVAPEHVDPTVLAAMKKPAYDTFEDFAAKFKEENRKAGKKQFLVPYFIASHPGSDLKAMIALAVFLKRNGYKPDQVQDFIPAPFDVATAMYYTGKDPETGAALPIARGLRDRRLQRALLQFFKPENYFEVREALLKAGRRDLIGPGCDCLIPGRPPAAALLERRRRAQKEVGEHVHRIPSAGYRPKRPSAR; encoded by the coding sequence ATGACCTCCCTGTATTCGGCGGTGCACCCGTTTCTTCCCATGAACCGCCGCGAGATGCAAGCCCGCGGCTGGGACCAGGTGGACGTGGTGTTCGTGACCGGCGACGCCTACATAGACCATTACTCCTTCGCCATGGCCATTTTAGGAAGGGTCCTGGAGGACCAGGGCTTTCGCGTGGGCATCCTGAGCCAGCCCGACTGGCGCTCCTGCGCGCCCTGGCGGGAGTTCGGCCGGCCGCGCCTCTTCTTCGCGGTCTCGGCCGGGAACATGGACTCCATGATCAACCATTACACGGCCAACAAGAAGGTCCGCAACGACGACGCCTATTCTCCGGGGGGCCGCATCCGCCTGCGCCCGGACCGGGCCACCATCCCGTACTGCCAAAGGGCGCGGGAGGCCTTCCCGGGCGTGCCCGTGGTGGCGGGGGGCGTGGAGGCGAGCTTGAGGCGCTTGGCCCATTACGACTATTGGAGCGACGCGGTGAAGCCCTCGATTTTGCTCGATTCCAAGGCCGATCTCCTGGCCTACGGGATGGGCGAGGAGAATATCCTCGCCATCGCCCGGGGCCTGGCGGCGGGAAAAACCTTGAAGGAAATGCGCGGCCTGCGCGGGATCGCCTACGCGTTGGGCGCGAGCGAAACCCCGCCCCGGGACGGTGCCGTCAATCTGCCTTCCTTCGCCGAGGTCCGCGGCGACAAGGACAAGTTCCTCCAGGCGACCCGCTTGATCCACAGGGAGACGAGCCCCTTCAACGCCAAGACTATCGTCCAGTACCACGACAAGCGGGCCGTGGTCCAGACCCCTCCCCAGCTTCCGGCGAGCCAGGAGCGCATGGACTACTACTACGGCCTGCCCTTCACGCGTCGGCCGCACCCCTCCTATCGCGAGCCCATCCCGGCCTACGAGATGATCAAGGACTCGGTCACTATCATGCGCGGCTGCTTCGGGGGCTGCACATTCTGCTCCATCACCGCCCACCAGGGCCGCACCATCCAGTCCCGCTCCCAAGAGAGCGTGCTGGGCGAGCTCAAGGCCATGGGCCGGGACCCGGAGTTCAAGGGTGTGGTCTCCGACATCGGGGGGCCGACGGCCAACATGTACCAGATGCGCTGCGCCAAGCCCGAGGTGGAGAGGATATGCAGGCGCCTTTCCTGTGTGAGCCCCGTGATTTGCAAGTGCCTGGGCACCGACCACGGGCCGCTCACCGAGCTCATGAAAAAATCCCGCGAGGTGGAAGGGGTGGACAAGGTCTTGGTCGCAAGCGGCATCCGCATGGACCTGGCCCGGCTTTCGCCGGAGTACATGGGGGAGCTTGCCCGGCACCACGTGGGTGGACGCTTGAAGGTCGCGCCCGAGCACGTGGATCCCACAGTTCTTGCCGCCATGAAAAAGCCCGCCTACGACACCTTCGAGGACTTCGCGGCCAAGTTCAAGGAGGAGAACCGCAAGGCGGGCAAGAAGCAATTCCTGGTCCCCTATTTCATCGCCAGCCACCCGGGCTCGGATCTTAAGGCCATGATCGCCTTGGCGGTTTTCCTGAAGAGAAACGGCTACAAGCCCGACCAGGTGCAGGACTTCATCCCCGCCCCCTTCGATGTCGCCACGGCCATGTATTACACTGGCAAGGACCCGGAGACCGGGGCGGCCCTTCCCATCGCCCGGGGCCTGCGCGACCGCAGGCTCCAGCGCGCCCTCCTGCAGTTCTTCAAGCCCGAGAATTACTTCGAGGTGAGGGAGGCCTTGCTCAAGGCCGGGAGGCGGGACTTGATCGGCCCCGGCTGCGATTGCCTCATCCCCGGGCGGCCCCCGGCCGCGGCACTCCTAGAGAGGCGCCGCCGCGCGCAGAAGGAGGTCGGCGAGCACGTCCACCGCATCCCGTCGGCCGGCTACCGCCCCAAGCGGCCTTCGGCGCGTTAA
- a CDS encoding CPBP family intramembrane metalloprotease, which yields MDPQLIRSLDVSITSAGLWLGIGIAYVLVVRVWWKVPFAEAVRRAGIAWGNRRDWAFAAAFLLPWLAFVWASYRWMPVTAADTTSPYRPFLGKGVSVGVILAALTYGIVAAGFGEELFFRGLIAGALGRRMALWKANLVQTFVFLAPHLLILLIKPAAAPILIGVAALAATAGWLRLRSGSIGPGLMLHGLGNTFVAMLAAASSQ from the coding sequence TTGGACCCGCAACTTATTCGCAGTCTTGACGTTTCTATAACCAGCGCGGGCCTCTGGCTTGGAATCGGCATTGCCTATGTCCTGGTTGTCAGGGTTTGGTGGAAAGTGCCATTCGCCGAGGCTGTTCGCCGTGCTGGCATTGCGTGGGGGAACAGACGCGACTGGGCCTTCGCGGCCGCGTTTCTGCTCCCGTGGCTTGCCTTCGTGTGGGCGTCCTATCGCTGGATGCCGGTGACGGCCGCCGACACGACGTCTCCTTATCGCCCGTTTCTGGGCAAAGGTGTTTCAGTCGGCGTCATCCTGGCCGCCCTCACTTACGGGATTGTCGCCGCGGGCTTTGGAGAGGAGTTATTTTTTCGCGGGCTCATCGCGGGTGCTCTTGGGCGAAGGATGGCGCTTTGGAAAGCGAACCTCGTTCAGACGTTCGTCTTTCTGGCGCCCCACCTGCTGATTCTGCTGATAAAGCCAGCGGCTGCGCCTATCCTCATTGGGGTGGCGGCTCTGGCGGCAACGGCAGGATGGCTTCGCCTTCGGTCCGGTTCGATCGGGCCCGGGCTGATGCTTCATGGGCTTGGAAACACGTTCGTCGCCATGCTGGCGGCGGCCAGTTCGCAGTAG
- a CDS encoding APC family permease, with protein sequence MLERLRRMVFGKPRDLNDPGVFHNISLVAFLAWVGLGADGLSSSTYGPEETFRMLGSHTHLAVILAAAMVLTIAVIAYAYSRIIEHFPLGGGGYVIATTLLGPKAGLVSGSALIVDYVLTISVSIAAAADAFFSFLPIEYHVLKFPAGLCAIAGLTVLNLRGIKESVNILMPVFLVFLGTHAVVIGGALLLNAGNLPHVAHEIRSGFGADLATIGWAGILAIALRAYAFGCGTYTGIEAVSNGLAIMREPKVETGRKTMLYMATSLALTAGGLVLAYLLLNIRPVEGRTMNATLTREFMGALLGPGSAAGWWFLMLTLVSETLLLVVAAQAGFIDGPRVMANMALDSWLPRRLASLSDRLTTQDGILMLSLASAATMFYAHGHTVTLVIMYSINVFITFTLSEMSMIRFWLRDRKTRPDWRRKIIIHVVGFLMCATILAINLYEKFFDGGWVTLAITASLITLCAVVRRHYSAVRENLSRLDQILSELPGKSSQAPPPLDPKGPTAILLVGGYGGLGMHSLLSIVRLFPRHFRNFVFVSVGVVDSAVFKESIVVEEVRQQTRQLLERYKEAAQKLGLAADWHMSVSTDVLEEAERLCLEVSKEYPRSIVFCGKLIFEKEGLFNRFLHNDTAYELQRRFQFAGLNAMVLPVRVLTAQ encoded by the coding sequence ATGCTTGAGCGTCTGCGCCGCATGGTCTTCGGCAAGCCCCGAGACCTCAACGACCCTGGCGTATTCCACAACATTTCCCTCGTGGCCTTTCTGGCCTGGGTCGGGCTGGGCGCCGACGGCCTTTCCTCCTCCACCTACGGACCCGAGGAGACCTTCCGGATGCTGGGCTCCCACACGCATTTGGCCGTGATCCTGGCCGCGGCCATGGTGCTCACCATCGCGGTGATCGCCTACGCCTATTCGCGCATCATCGAGCATTTCCCCCTGGGGGGAGGGGGCTATGTCATCGCCACCACCTTGCTGGGCCCCAAGGCGGGCCTCGTTTCCGGCTCGGCCCTCATCGTGGATTATGTCCTCACCATTTCGGTGTCGATCGCGGCCGCGGCCGACGCTTTCTTCAGCTTCCTTCCCATAGAATACCACGTTCTCAAATTCCCGGCCGGGCTTTGCGCCATAGCAGGCCTCACCGTGCTCAACCTGCGCGGGATCAAGGAGTCGGTCAATATCCTGATGCCTGTCTTCCTCGTGTTCCTAGGCACGCACGCCGTGGTTATCGGGGGGGCCCTTCTGCTCAACGCCGGCAATCTTCCCCATGTCGCCCATGAAATCCGCTCGGGCTTCGGCGCCGATCTTGCCACCATCGGCTGGGCTGGAATCCTGGCCATAGCGCTTCGCGCCTACGCCTTCGGCTGCGGCACCTACACCGGCATCGAGGCGGTTTCCAACGGCCTGGCCATCATGCGCGAGCCCAAGGTCGAGACCGGCCGCAAGACCATGCTGTACATGGCGACCTCTTTGGCCCTCACGGCCGGGGGCCTGGTCCTGGCCTATCTTCTCCTCAATATCCGGCCCGTGGAGGGCCGGACCATGAACGCGACCTTGACCCGCGAGTTCATGGGGGCGCTGCTTGGCCCGGGCAGCGCCGCGGGCTGGTGGTTCTTGATGCTGACCTTGGTGTCCGAGACGCTTCTCCTGGTGGTGGCCGCCCAGGCCGGCTTCATAGACGGTCCCCGGGTCATGGCCAACATGGCGCTCGACTCCTGGCTTCCGAGGAGGCTGGCCAGCCTCTCCGACCGCCTCACCACCCAGGACGGCATCCTCATGCTGTCCTTGGCCTCTGCCGCCACCATGTTCTACGCCCACGGGCACACGGTTACTTTGGTCATCATGTATTCGATCAACGTGTTCATCACATTCACCTTGAGCGAAATGTCCATGATCCGCTTTTGGCTGAGGGACCGCAAAACCCGTCCGGATTGGCGACGCAAGATCATCATCCACGTCGTGGGCTTCCTTATGTGCGCGACGATCCTCGCCATCAACCTCTATGAGAAATTTTTCGATGGGGGCTGGGTCACCTTGGCGATCACGGCGAGCCTCATCACCCTTTGCGCGGTGGTCCGGAGACATTACTCGGCGGTTCGCGAGAACCTCTCGCGCCTGGACCAGATACTTTCCGAGCTTCCCGGGAAATCTTCCCAGGCCCCGCCGCCCTTGGATCCCAAGGGCCCCACGGCCATTCTCCTGGTGGGGGGCTACGGGGGGCTCGGGATGCATTCGCTCTTGTCCATCGTGCGCCTATTCCCGCGCCATTTCAGGAATTTCGTGTTCGTGTCGGTGGGCGTGGTGGACTCCGCCGTGTTCAAGGAAAGCATCGTGGTTGAGGAGGTTCGCCAGCAGACCCGCCAACTCTTGGAAAGATACAAGGAAGCGGCCCAGAAGCTAGGCCTGGCCGCGGACTGGCACATGTCGGTCAGCACGGACGTTCTCGAGGAGGCAGAGCGCCTTTGCCTCGAGGTCTCCAAGGAATACCCGCGCTCCATCGTATTCTGCGGCAAGCTGATCTTCGAGAAAGAGGGTCTTTTCAACCGATTCCTGCACAACGACACGGCCTACGAGCTCCAGCGCCGCTTCCAATTCGCGGGCTTGAACGCCATGGTGCTTCCGGTCCGAGTGCTCACTGCCCAATAA
- the tadA gene encoding Flp pilus assembly complex ATPase component TadA produces the protein MKSADERLEEDLVKNNLIEAARLEEIKGELARSKSPPPLKQFLINRGIVVEDRILALQAAQMNIPFLSMEGLSPDPALVTMIPEEMAVDKGLIVVEKQDSSLLLAMQNPSDLTTIENIEKLAGCSIRVALASRWAILRKLSEYHDHYKIKVVEKLLKSVKDQGAELSRSIGLDIDLNQLSDQAPVIKTVNLFLLGALLNRASDIHLIPDRKNLQVKYRVDGVLQQNESLPLSVAAAVVSRVKVMCNLDIAERRLPQDGSFHIKIEGRSIDFRVAITPTVFGEKAIMRVLDKGAMMLGLDHLGFGGETLKTFKHIIHKPNGMVLIVGPTGNGKTTTLYSALNALNTGDKNITTVEDPVEYQIEGLTQIQVNPDIDLNFAKVLRSILRQDPDVILVGEVRDLETTEIAIRAALTGHLVFATLHTNNAAGAVVRLMEMGAEPYLIASSLRCAMSQRLVRTICQECKESAPPSPEALAFLARHLPGDLGEAKVSRGKGCRHCFFTGFRGRTVISELLVANEEIRRQIIMKATSPEVHESALKTGMKTVLQDGLEKVVRGVTTLEDVLEVCEDSEADKLPA, from the coding sequence ATGAAATCAGCCGATGAGCGCCTGGAAGAAGACCTGGTCAAGAACAACCTCATAGAGGCCGCGCGCCTGGAGGAGATCAAGGGCGAGCTCGCCCGCTCCAAGAGCCCACCGCCCCTCAAGCAGTTCCTCATCAACCGCGGCATAGTGGTCGAAGACCGCATACTGGCCCTCCAAGCCGCCCAGATGAACATTCCCTTTCTCTCGATGGAGGGGCTCTCTCCGGACCCAGCGCTCGTCACCATGATCCCCGAGGAGATGGCGGTGGACAAAGGGCTCATAGTCGTGGAGAAGCAGGACAGCTCGCTTCTCTTGGCCATGCAGAACCCGAGCGATTTGACCACCATCGAGAACATCGAGAAGCTGGCCGGCTGCTCCATCCGGGTGGCTTTGGCCTCGCGCTGGGCGATATTGAGGAAGCTCTCCGAGTACCATGACCACTACAAGATAAAGGTGGTGGAGAAGCTCCTCAAAAGCGTCAAGGACCAGGGGGCGGAGCTTAGCCGCAGCATCGGGCTCGACATAGACTTGAACCAGCTCTCCGACCAAGCCCCAGTGATCAAGACCGTGAACCTCTTTCTCCTGGGCGCCCTCCTCAACCGCGCCAGCGACATACACTTGATCCCCGACCGCAAGAATCTCCAGGTAAAGTACCGGGTGGACGGGGTGCTCCAGCAGAACGAGTCCCTTCCCCTCTCGGTGGCGGCCGCCGTGGTCTCGCGCGTCAAGGTCATGTGCAACCTCGACATCGCCGAAAGGCGCCTGCCCCAGGACGGGAGCTTCCACATCAAGATCGAGGGCCGCTCCATAGACTTTCGCGTCGCCATCACCCCCACGGTTTTCGGGGAGAAAGCCATCATGAGGGTGCTCGACAAGGGGGCCATGATGCTGGGCCTGGACCACCTCGGCTTCGGCGGCGAGACCCTCAAGACCTTCAAGCACATCATCCACAAGCCCAACGGCATGGTTCTGATCGTCGGCCCGACCGGAAACGGCAAGACCACCACCCTCTACTCCGCCCTCAACGCCCTCAACACCGGGGACAAGAACATCACCACGGTCGAGGACCCGGTGGAGTACCAGATCGAGGGACTGACCCAAATCCAGGTCAACCCGGACATAGACCTCAACTTCGCCAAGGTCCTGCGCTCGATCCTGAGGCAGGACCCGGACGTGATCCTGGTGGGCGAGGTCCGGGATCTGGAGACCACCGAGATCGCGATCCGCGCGGCCTTGACGGGGCACCTGGTATTTGCCACCTTGCACACCAACAACGCCGCGGGGGCGGTGGTGCGGCTCATGGAGATGGGAGCCGAGCCTTACCTCATCGCGAGCAGCCTGCGCTGCGCCATGAGCCAGCGCCTGGTCAGGACCATTTGCCAGGAGTGCAAGGAGTCAGCCCCGCCCAGCCCCGAGGCCCTGGCCTTCCTGGCCAGGCACCTCCCAGGCGACCTCGGAGAGGCCAAGGTCTCCCGCGGCAAGGGCTGCCGCCACTGCTTTTTCACGGGGTTCAGGGGCCGCACCGTAATCTCGGAGCTCCTGGTCGCCAACGAGGAGATCCGGCGCCAAATTATCATGAAGGCCACCTCCCCCGAGGTCCACGAATCGGCCCTCAAGACGGGAATGAAAACGGTACTTCAGGACGGCCTCGAGAAAGTCGTCCGCGGCGTCACCACCTTGGAGGACGTCCTGGAGGTCTGCGAGGACTCCGAGGCCGACAAGCTGCCGGCTTAA
- a CDS encoding glycosyltransferase, with the protein MTSQPSSVSVVIPTFNERENIEALIRAVHEVLAGRRHEILVVDDNSPDGTALAVAELSRSIPEARLLSKPSREGIGAALRWGYDRAANDVILSMDADLSFDPKDIPRLLTAIDSGADLVLGCRHGAGGGYERPNLRIEAKYWVSRLGNAVVKRLTGLALSDYSANFRAIRRAVWRAVQTRENSNSLLLEMILKVAGSGYRVAELPVRFSDRKFGRSKLNLWIELPKFLVRLAGLSAGPEESPAGRLPSKLELFVVAAAMLLPMLFLWAEPWHMDEPFYLAIARHILKDPLHPLDFSFNWYGASVPMARLHNNPPLLGYALAGALKISGGGEWLTRALFFPALLASAWALLALACRYLKNPLWPTLIVLCGPAWSLNLGHAMAEGLMASFALPSLWLLAVGVEEERSSAFWFSSALAGLAILSKYNAVFLVPAAAGFCLLRGVRWTRIAAWAVLALSGVGLYQAWDFLNHGSALRAVWSLTSQSTEVPWAGPGHKARALLAFTGGLGVVTAAWGFFLRPSRRAALLSGAACATLFSPWMDIAPLVRPVDRLTGFFLAWGTMLGAWTLLKGRRTAGSALWLSWAASAGSLQAAYWSVLARFVLFLLPPLVFWLWERLEAERPELLPALGRTGLAAAAGLTALVIAVDVEYALAQRRAAAFVSDRYIARDRRVWYGGHWGLQEYLGRAGARQLDRTLGGWNAARPGDVVVMPKVNSNVLPPSRKIEALVSQAVVQSPIPLRHMSGWSGEGGYYSSAMGFLPWSLSREPLEQFTFIEIR; encoded by the coding sequence GTGACGAGCCAGCCTTCCAGCGTCTCGGTGGTCATTCCGACCTTCAACGAGCGCGAGAACATCGAGGCCCTGATACGGGCCGTCCACGAGGTCCTGGCCGGCAGGCGGCACGAGATACTGGTCGTGGATGATAATTCCCCGGATGGCACGGCGCTGGCCGTGGCCGAGCTTTCCCGGAGCATTCCGGAGGCACGGCTCCTTTCAAAGCCCTCCCGCGAGGGCATCGGCGCGGCCCTGCGCTGGGGCTACGACCGGGCCGCAAACGACGTGATCCTCTCCATGGATGCGGACCTCTCCTTCGATCCTAAGGACATCCCGCGGCTTCTGACGGCCATAGACTCCGGCGCGGACCTCGTCCTGGGCTGCCGCCACGGCGCGGGCGGCGGCTACGAGAGGCCCAATCTGCGGATCGAGGCCAAGTATTGGGTGAGCCGCCTCGGCAACGCCGTGGTAAAGCGCCTGACGGGCCTGGCCCTGAGCGATTACTCCGCCAATTTCCGCGCCATACGCCGCGCGGTATGGCGCGCCGTCCAAACCCGGGAGAACAGCAATTCCCTGCTTCTCGAGATGATATTGAAGGTGGCGGGCTCGGGCTACCGGGTGGCGGAGCTCCCGGTGCGCTTCTCAGACCGCAAATTCGGCCGGTCCAAGCTCAATCTTTGGATAGAGCTGCCCAAGTTCCTGGTCAGGCTCGCCGGGCTTTCCGCGGGGCCAGAGGAATCCCCGGCTGGACGCCTTCCTTCTAAGTTGGAGCTCTTTGTAGTGGCGGCGGCCATGCTCCTGCCGATGTTATTTCTGTGGGCCGAGCCCTGGCACATGGACGAGCCCTTCTATCTTGCCATCGCGCGGCATATCTTGAAGGACCCCCTCCATCCCCTGGATTTCTCCTTCAACTGGTACGGGGCCTCCGTGCCCATGGCGCGCCTCCACAACAATCCGCCCCTCCTGGGCTATGCCTTGGCGGGGGCTCTCAAAATATCGGGGGGCGGGGAATGGCTCACCCGCGCCTTGTTCTTCCCGGCTTTGCTCGCCTCGGCCTGGGCGCTCCTGGCCCTGGCCTGCCGCTACCTCAAGAATCCCCTCTGGCCGACCTTGATCGTGCTCTGCGGCCCGGCCTGGTCCTTGAACCTGGGCCATGCCATGGCCGAAGGGCTCATGGCGAGCTTCGCTTTGCCCTCGCTCTGGCTCCTGGCCGTCGGGGTGGAGGAGGAGAGATCAAGCGCCTTTTGGTTTTCCTCGGCCTTGGCGGGGCTCGCCATCCTCAGCAAGTACAATGCGGTTTTCCTCGTGCCTGCGGCGGCGGGCTTTTGCCTCTTGCGCGGCGTGCGCTGGACCCGGATCGCGGCCTGGGCGGTCTTGGCCCTCTCCGGAGTCGGCCTCTACCAAGCCTGGGACTTCCTAAACCACGGCTCGGCCCTGCGCGCCGTATGGTCCCTCACCTCCCAGTCCACCGAAGTGCCCTGGGCCGGCCCCGGCCACAAGGCCCGGGCCCTTCTCGCTTTCACGGGGGGACTCGGCGTGGTCACGGCGGCCTGGGGATTTTTCCTGAGGCCCTCCCGCCGCGCCGCGCTCTTGAGCGGGGCGGCCTGCGCGACCTTGTTCTCGCCTTGGATGGACATCGCCCCATTGGTGCGCCCCGTGGACCGGCTCACCGGCTTTTTCCTCGCCTGGGGGACCATGCTCGGCGCCTGGACCCTTCTCAAGGGCCGGCGCACGGCTGGCTCGGCTCTATGGCTTTCCTGGGCCGCCTCGGCGGGATCGCTCCAGGCGGCCTATTGGTCGGTTCTGGCCCGCTTCGTGCTCTTCCTGCTGCCCCCCCTGGTCTTTTGGCTCTGGGAAAGGCTCGAGGCCGAGCGCCCCGAGCTCCTGCCCGCGCTCGGCCGGACGGGGCTTGCCGCGGCGGCGGGCCTGACAGCGCTCGTGATCGCGGTGGACGTCGAGTACGCCCTGGCGCAGAGGCGCGCCGCCGCCTTCGTTTCCGACCGCTACATAGCGCGGGACCGCCGCGTCTGGTACGGCGGCCACTGGGGCCTGCAGGAGTACCTCGGCAGGGCCGGGGCGCGCCAGCTCGACCGGACTTTGGGAGGCTGGAACGCGGCGCGCCCGGGCGACGTGGTGGTCATGCCCAAGGTGAACAGCAACGTCCTGCCTCCCTCCCGAAAAATCGAGGCGCTGGTCAGCCAAGCCGTGGTCCAGTCCCCCATCCCCCTGCGCCACATGAGCGGCTGGAGCGGGGAGGGCGGGTACTACTCGAGCGCCATGGGTTTTCTTCCCTGGTCGCTCTCGCGAGAGCCGCTAGAGCAGTTCACCTTCATCGAGATTCGCTAA
- a CDS encoding ABC-F family ATP-binding cassette domain-containing protein has translation MITLSEVHKSFGQQTLLSGASLQINQGDRFALVGPNGAGKSTLFKMLLGIEEPDGGRISLKRGAVVGYLPQENAPSGDSSVLATALADCEEPDGRLAAKAKAVLMGLGFRVSDFERPVNALSGGWAMRVALARLLIREPDLLLLDEPTNHLDIDSLFWFQTYLQSYVGAVFLISHDRAFINAVCRAIVSLQDQGLKVYRGDYEQYLRERQAERERLESAWRRQQEEIAKMQEFIDRNRARASTANRAQSMIKRLEKLARIELPAEAKTVKIRFPQPPRVGVRVLSLKDVSKAYGGTSVYRNLDFELERGWKMAFVGHNGAGKSTLLKILAGVIAFDSGERLVGAEVKVGYFSQHREGQLDPDKTVLQEALGVNRHNSELMVRTVLGTFLFSGDSVRKTTAVLSGGEKSRLSLVKLLLDPPHVLLMDEPTTHLDMASVDALVEALKAFEGTICCISHDLYFLNALADHVVHIVEGKVTVYPGDYEYFKHRQAQWHEENPMAVPMPGDTSAEKQAVKSAADPRRQAKLAAKLEAELQVLHQRLEELAGLLSDPALYADYERVKEVGDEMEGVQRDIQAKEVEILRL, from the coding sequence GTGATTACTCTCAGCGAAGTCCATAAGTCCTTCGGCCAGCAGACCCTTTTGAGCGGGGCGTCTTTGCAGATCAACCAGGGTGACCGCTTCGCCTTGGTCGGGCCTAACGGAGCCGGCAAGTCCACCCTTTTCAAGATGCTCTTGGGCATCGAGGAGCCCGACGGGGGGCGGATCAGCCTCAAGCGGGGGGCGGTTGTCGGCTACCTGCCCCAGGAAAACGCGCCTAGCGGCGATTCGAGCGTGCTGGCAACGGCCCTGGCCGACTGCGAGGAGCCCGACGGGCGCCTGGCGGCCAAGGCCAAGGCCGTGCTTATGGGCCTGGGCTTTCGCGTATCTGACTTCGAGAGGCCGGTGAATGCCCTGAGCGGGGGCTGGGCCATGCGCGTGGCGCTGGCCAGGCTCCTTATCCGCGAGCCCGACCTCCTGCTTTTGGACGAGCCCACCAATCATCTCGATATCGACTCCTTGTTCTGGTTTCAGACCTACCTCCAGTCCTACGTCGGGGCGGTTTTCCTCATCTCGCACGACAGAGCCTTCATCAATGCCGTGTGCCGGGCCATCGTGAGCCTCCAGGACCAGGGGCTTAAGGTCTACCGCGGGGATTACGAACAGTACTTGCGCGAGCGCCAGGCCGAGAGGGAGCGGCTGGAGTCGGCTTGGAGGCGCCAGCAGGAAGAGATCGCCAAGATGCAGGAATTCATCGACCGCAACCGGGCCAGGGCCTCCACCGCCAACCGCGCCCAAAGCATGATCAAGCGCTTGGAGAAGCTCGCGCGCATAGAACTCCCCGCGGAGGCCAAAACCGTTAAAATTCGATTCCCGCAGCCCCCGCGGGTGGGAGTAAGGGTCCTGTCCCTCAAGGACGTGTCCAAGGCCTACGGGGGGACTTCGGTCTATAGGAACCTCGACTTCGAGCTCGAACGCGGCTGGAAGATGGCCTTCGTGGGCCACAACGGGGCCGGCAAGTCCACCCTCCTCAAAATTCTGGCCGGGGTCATTGCCTTCGATTCGGGAGAGCGGCTCGTGGGGGCCGAGGTCAAGGTCGGCTATTTCTCCCAGCACCGGGAGGGCCAGCTCGACCCCGATAAAACCGTCCTCCAGGAGGCTTTGGGCGTCAATCGTCATAATTCCGAGCTGATGGTGCGCACCGTGCTTGGGACCTTTCTGTTCTCTGGAGACTCCGTGCGCAAGACAACCGCTGTCCTGAGCGGCGGCGAGAAAAGCCGCCTCTCCTTGGTCAAGCTCCTGCTCGACCCTCCCCACGTCCTTCTCATGGACGAGCCCACCACCCACCTCGACATGGCCAGTGTGGACGCCTTGGTCGAGGCCCTGAAGGCCTTCGAGGGCACGATTTGCTGCATCAGCCACGACCTGTATTTTCTCAACGCCCTGGCCGACCACGTGGTGCACATCGTGGAGGGCAAGGTCACGGTCTATCCGGGCGACTACGAATATTTCAAGCACCGCCAGGCCCAGTGGCATGAGGAAAATCCCATGGCCGTGCCCATGCCCGGCGACACGTCTGCTGAGAAGCAGGCGGTCAAGTCCGCCGCGGATCCGCGCCGGCAGGCCAAGCTGGCGGCCAAGCTCGAGGCGGAGCTGCAGGTCCTCCATCAGCGCTTGGAGGAGCTGGCCGGCCTGCTCTCCGATCCCGCGCTTTACGCCGATTACGAGCGGGTCAAGGAAGTGGGCGATGAGATGGAAGGGGTGCAGAGGGACATCCAGGCCAAAGAGGTCGAAATCCTGCGTTTGTAG